The Paenibacillus yonginensis genome segment TCTTCGAAATCAAATCTTCACTCATGGGTCGTGCCTCCTTGCTAATCTGAAAGTATCGTAACATAACATTGTTACGTTGTAAAGGGCGGGACGAAACAAACTTCCCTAATACGGCCCTTGTATTCAGATTTTTCTGACTCACTGCAAAAAAAAAGAAGCAGCGCCAGTTTCTCGCTCTTCTTTAAAATTCGTTAATTTCAGGTTCCGGCCGGGGGCCTACGATTTCCGGGATGAAACCGGCCCTTCTTGAAAGTGAGGATTCGCTTTACGCCCAATGCCGTCCGTCGCAGCTTTCAAACCGCAAAACAGCAGAAAATATATCGGCAGCGAATACCAGGAGCTCCAAAGATAGTCCATATATATATTCATTACCTTAGCTAACTGCTCAAGAACGCCCGCAAACACGATCGAAATTCCTGCCGCCGCAGCAGCAAAGGACTTCCACCGCTGAAAATACTGATAGGCCAGCATCGAAACAACGGCGATCATCCAATCGATACAAAACATCCTTGCTCCCCAAGGCAGCAGCATCCTCGGATAGTCCCACAACTGAAACTCACCCCCTATAGTATCTGCAAGTATACAGAAAATGAAGGCAATCAGTCCGTTAATAAGAATTAACATCAGATTGTCTTTTCTTAGACAACGCAGCCATATCAAGGTGAAGACGAGTGTACTGAGCAGCAGGAACAACCACTGCCAGGACATGAAAACTTCCGTTATCCAATAATCCC includes the following:
- a CDS encoding CBO0543 family protein — encoded protein: MEKDKADMRQIHELQEQLSRARWDYWITEVFMSWQWLFLLLSTLVFTLIWLRCLRKDNLMLILINGLIAFIFCILADTIGGEFQLWDYPRMLLPWGARMFCIDWMIAVVSMLAYQYFQRWKSFAAAAAGISIVFAGVLEQLAKVMNIYMDYLWSSWYSLPIYFLLFCGLKAATDGIGRKANPHFQEGPVSSRKS